In one window of Bemisia tabaci chromosome 4, PGI_BMITA_v3 DNA:
- the LOC109031274 gene encoding protein lethal(2)essential for life has product MSLLPYLLEELNRPTVYDQNFGVGLWNDDLPSITAIRPFYMRPWRLLPQNESGTSSVQHDKDGFKVNLDVQQFKPEEVNVKVSDNYVTIHAKHEERSDEHGFISREFTRRYLIPKDVNAEALTSSLSSDGVLSVHAPPKAITNENGSERQIPITKTNAPAIKQEQAKKK; this is encoded by the exons ATGTCTCTCTTGCCCTACTTGTTGGAAGAATTGAACCGTCCAACAGTGTATGACCAAAACTTCGGTGTTGGACTGTGGAATGATGATCTGCCATCTATCACTGCCATTCGCCCGTTTTATATGCGGCCATGGAGACTGCTTCCCCAAAATGAGAGTGGGACTTCATCAGTACAGCACGATAAAGATGGATTTAAG GTGAACTTAGATGTGCAGCAGTTCAAACCTGAAGAAGTGAATGTCAAAGTCAGTGACAATTATGTTACCATCCACGCCAAACACGAAGAACGCAGTGATGAGCATGGTTTTATTTCTCGGGAATTCACTAGGCGTTATCTCATCCCTAAAGACGTCAATGCGGAAGCCTTGACTTCAAGTCTTTCATCTGATGGTGTTCTCTCTGTACATGCTCCGCCAAAG GCTATCACCAATGAGAATGGCAGTGAGCGCCAAATTCCAATTACTAAAACCAATGCTCCCGCAATCAAACAGGAACAAGCGAAGAAGAAGTAA